One stretch of Aquimarina sp. Aq107 DNA includes these proteins:
- a CDS encoding DUF1801 domain-containing protein, producing the protein MQQISVTTNPKIASVYEKYPDLVKDKIMELRNLIIETAKEIEDIQSIEETLKWGEPSFLVKKGSTIRINWKKSTPNQYGMYFQCTSKLITTFRVLYKDTFQFEGNRAIIFPMTCDIPKKQLKNCITAALNYHKVKHLPTLGI; encoded by the coding sequence ATGCAACAAATATCAGTCACAACCAATCCCAAAATTGCATCGGTTTATGAAAAATATCCTGACTTAGTTAAGGATAAAATAATGGAGCTTCGTAATTTAATTATAGAAACAGCTAAAGAGATAGAAGACATACAAAGTATTGAAGAAACATTAAAATGGGGAGAACCAAGTTTTTTAGTAAAAAAAGGGAGTACAATAAGAATCAATTGGAAAAAGAGTACTCCAAATCAATATGGTATGTATTTTCAATGTACAAGTAAATTAATCACCACATTTAGAGTTTTATATAAAGACACCTTTCAATTCGAAGGAAATCGGGCGATAATTTTTCCTATGACATGTGATATTCCTAAAAAACAACTAAAAAACTGCATTACTGCTGCCTTAAACTACCACAAGGTAAAACATCTACCTACTTTAGGTATTTAA
- the bcp gene encoding thioredoxin-dependent thiol peroxidase produces MTSLKVGDKAPNFSALDQDGNTISLEDYKGKKLVVFFYPKASTPGCTAEACNLKDNYQTFQSQGYEILGVSADSAKRQQNFKNKYELPYPLLADEDKKVIEAFNVWGPKKFMGKEYDGIHRTTFVIDENSVLTEVITKIKTKDHAAQIL; encoded by the coding sequence ATGACATCATTAAAAGTAGGAGATAAAGCTCCTAATTTCTCGGCATTAGATCAAGATGGAAATACTATTAGTTTAGAAGACTATAAAGGAAAAAAATTAGTTGTTTTTTTCTACCCGAAAGCTAGCACACCAGGATGCACAGCAGAGGCATGTAATCTTAAAGATAATTATCAAACGTTTCAATCTCAAGGATATGAAATTCTTGGTGTTAGTGCAGATAGTGCAAAGCGTCAACAAAATTTCAAGAATAAATATGAATTACCTTATCCATTACTAGCGGATGAAGATAAGAAGGTTATAGAAGCTTTTAATGTTTGGGGGCCTAAGAAGTTTATGGGTAAAGAATATGATGGAATTCATAGAACTACTTTTGTAATAGACGAAAATTCGGTTCTTACTGAAGTTATTACTAAAATAAAAACCAAGGATCACGCTGCTCAAATTCTTTAA